Proteins encoded together in one Pantoea sp. CCBC3-3-1 window:
- a CDS encoding acetyltransferase yields the protein MMTLKYPEPAIHQHSGGALFTLSPQGEPGVLPATHQHLVRLRAMLRQRLTGPVKMTCHPHRVGLSSSVAIYLEGKLKQAVNILITVTGQTSWPQEEEYAHPRWYITVPDSADLVYLMLWINGLDV from the coding sequence ATGATGACACTGAAGTACCCTGAACCCGCCATTCATCAGCACAGTGGCGGCGCGCTTTTCACCCTGTCGCCTCAGGGGGAGCCCGGCGTGCTCCCGGCGACACATCAGCACCTGGTGAGGCTGCGGGCGATGCTCAGGCAGCGTCTGACCGGGCCGGTCAAAATGACGTGTCACCCGCACCGGGTGGGACTCAGCAGCAGCGTGGCCATCTATCTTGAGGGAAAGCTGAAGCAGGCGGTGAATATTCTTATCACCGTGACGGGACAGACGAGCTGGCCGCAGGAAGAGGAGTATGCGCATCCGCGCTGGTATATCACGGTGCCGGATTCGGCTGATCTGGTGTATCTGATGCTGTGGATTAACGGGCTTGACGTATAA
- a CDS encoding TIGR03745 family integrating conjugative element membrane protein, with product MHQSESVVARLRRLGSRALTRAGTLAILGWLTCKPAFADLPQVEPPTSGGGSGLSGQIKGYIQDGLVIGGLVVAAVAFISVAIAALHTFTEVRNERATWTKFGSIIVVGVVLLVTVIWLVGKSADILL from the coding sequence ATGCACCAATCTGAGTCTGTTGTTGCCCGCCTGCGCCGTCTTGGCAGCCGTGCGCTGACCCGCGCCGGTACGCTGGCTATTCTGGGCTGGCTCACCTGCAAACCGGCCTTCGCTGATTTACCCCAGGTTGAACCCCCCACATCAGGCGGCGGAAGCGGCCTGTCCGGACAAATCAAGGGGTACATCCAGGATGGTCTTGTCATCGGCGGGCTGGTCGTGGCCGCCGTTGCCTTTATCAGCGTCGCCATTGCTGCCCTGCACACGTTTACCGAAGTCCGTAACGAGCGGGCCACCTGGACCAAATTTGGCTCCATTATCGTGGTGGGCGTGGTGCTGCTGGTTACCGTTATCTGGCTGGTCGGCAAGTCTGCCGACATTCTGCTGTAG
- a CDS encoding FxLYD domain-containing protein, whose protein sequence is MKMMKTALKATLITALITGPVLAADANKKVELSDLHFATTGNGLQQLEGTGTNVSDKPVKSVFVKFNLLQNGAVVGNTIAMAENLEPGQQWKLQAPFNSLSIKPDSFKVTELTVYNN, encoded by the coding sequence ATGAAAATGATGAAGACTGCACTGAAGGCCACGTTAATCACTGCACTGATTACTGGCCCTGTTCTTGCTGCCGATGCTAATAAAAAGGTTGAACTGTCAGACCTGCATTTCGCCACTACCGGAAATGGATTGCAGCAACTGGAAGGTACGGGAACGAATGTATCGGATAAGCCCGTGAAGTCTGTATTTGTCAAATTCAACTTGCTGCAGAATGGCGCAGTGGTAGGGAATACTATAGCAATGGCTGAGAACCTGGAGCCGGGTCAGCAATGGAAGCTACAGGCCCCCTTTAACAGCCTGTCCATTAAGCCAGACAGCTTTAAAGTGACAGAGCTGACTGTTTATAATAACTGA
- a CDS encoding TIGR03751 family conjugal transfer lipoprotein produces MYRTVFILALACSVLSGCSTSKEEMLPAGDNTMLELWNGADGGGSTARQSAEARDTLRRPLTGSETQADAQADRSYSRTQESEISQQFPRLPNPDMVMYLYPHLADGNTPVPGYSTVFPFYSQTQYAMPGERTEAL; encoded by the coding sequence ATGTACAGAACAGTTTTCATTCTGGCTCTGGCCTGTTCAGTGCTCAGCGGCTGCTCAACCTCCAAGGAGGAAATGCTGCCGGCGGGCGATAACACCATGCTTGAGCTGTGGAACGGCGCGGACGGGGGCGGCAGTACCGCCCGCCAGTCGGCAGAGGCCCGGGACACGCTGCGCCGTCCGCTGACGGGCAGTGAAACGCAGGCGGACGCGCAGGCCGACCGCAGCTACAGCCGGACTCAGGAGAGTGAAATTTCGCAGCAGTTTCCCCGGCTGCCTAACCCTGACATGGTGATGTATCTGTATCCCCACCTGGCCGACGGTAACACGCCGGTGCCGGGATACAGCACCGTGTTTCCGTTCTACAGCCAGACGCAGTATGCCATGCCTGGCGAGCGCACGGAGGCCCTGTAA
- a CDS encoding TIGR03749 family integrating conjugative element protein, giving the protein MSKNPHARAGLMALSLALLPLATLVSRPAGADELMKWERIPLQIPLKVGQERVVFVDKNVRVGFPPALNGKLRVQSTGGAVYLKADSAFPQTRVQLQDVESGEVLLFDLAAGEKGPAEPVRLVYSGDVSTLSQASDAAGQSGGADRGASGSGPSAPTGSDDGTQARRKKIRYSAPIPVLLTRYAAQSLYAPARTVEAVPGIHPVNPHLPRRVSTLYPSEPVTVTPLAAWGAANRSVVALRLTNTGGRKVVLDPRALQGQFVSATFQHRWVGPAGTPEDTTTVYVVTAGRPESAFIAEPSALRKAARAVKQEARHAD; this is encoded by the coding sequence ATGAGTAAAAATCCCCACGCCCGCGCCGGGCTGATGGCGCTGTCCCTCGCCCTGCTGCCCCTGGCGACACTGGTATCACGTCCTGCCGGCGCAGATGAGCTGATGAAATGGGAGCGTATTCCGCTGCAGATCCCCCTGAAGGTTGGGCAGGAGCGGGTGGTCTTTGTGGACAAAAACGTCCGCGTTGGGTTTCCGCCGGCGCTTAACGGCAAACTCCGGGTGCAGAGCACCGGTGGGGCCGTCTACCTGAAAGCCGACAGCGCCTTCCCGCAGACGCGGGTGCAGCTGCAGGATGTGGAAAGCGGCGAGGTCCTGCTGTTTGATCTCGCCGCCGGTGAAAAAGGGCCGGCCGAACCGGTCCGGCTGGTCTACAGCGGTGATGTCAGCACGCTGAGCCAGGCATCTGATGCGGCTGGTCAGTCAGGTGGTGCAGACCGGGGCGCTTCCGGATCAGGCCCGTCAGCCCCCACCGGCAGCGATGACGGCACGCAGGCCAGGCGGAAAAAAATCCGCTACAGCGCCCCCATTCCGGTGCTGCTGACCCGCTATGCCGCCCAGAGCCTGTATGCGCCGGCCCGTACGGTTGAGGCGGTGCCCGGTATTCATCCGGTCAACCCGCATCTGCCCCGGCGCGTCAGCACGCTGTACCCTTCAGAGCCAGTGACGGTCACGCCGCTGGCGGCCTGGGGGGCGGCAAACCGCAGCGTGGTGGCCCTCAGGCTCACGAACACCGGCGGCCGTAAGGTCGTTCTGGATCCGCGTGCGCTGCAGGGGCAGTTTGTGTCCGCCACTTTCCAGCACCGCTGGGTCGGTCCTGCCGGCACGCCGGAAGACACCACCACCGTGTATGTGGTGACCGCCGGTCGTCCGGAGAGCGCCTTCATCGCCGAACCATCTGCGCTGCGTAAAGCGGCCCGTGCAGTAAAACAGGAGGCCCGCCATGCAGATTAA
- a CDS encoding TIGR03758 family integrating conjugative element protein, whose protein sequence is MPMTPEQTNAFKAGSGSLDLSILNLLSIGALIAFLFLWAAWGLSDVWTGWSNTKVRDAALGRFVIRVVLLLLACIWMFAS, encoded by the coding sequence ATGCCCATGACACCCGAGCAAACCAACGCGTTTAAAGCCGGCTCCGGCAGCCTTGACCTGAGCATTCTTAATCTGCTCAGCATCGGGGCACTGATAGCGTTTCTTTTTCTGTGGGCCGCGTGGGGGCTGTCGGATGTCTGGACCGGGTGGAGTAACACCAAAGTGCGGGATGCGGCGCTGGGGCGATTTGTTATCCGCGTCGTGCTGCTGTTGCTCGCGTGTATCTGGATGTTCGCCAGTTAA
- a CDS encoding TIGR03750 family conjugal transfer protein translates to MQTIRFLPDRLNSEPVVFRGFTTHEMGLAALAGAGVGLLLSLPFIPLAGWVVVPTGLLVMPLLLVWFGGRWMARLKRGKPENWLWQRLETKKRRLGMGNPKLIVDARGWSVKRNRRAS, encoded by the coding sequence ATGCAGACCATTCGTTTTCTCCCTGACCGTCTCAACAGTGAGCCCGTGGTGTTTCGCGGGTTTACCACCCATGAGATGGGGCTGGCAGCCCTTGCCGGCGCGGGAGTGGGTCTGCTCCTGTCACTGCCGTTTATCCCGCTGGCCGGCTGGGTTGTTGTTCCCACCGGCCTGCTGGTCATGCCGCTGCTGCTCGTCTGGTTTGGCGGCCGCTGGATGGCCAGGCTCAAGCGCGGTAAGCCCGAGAACTGGCTCTGGCAGCGACTGGAGACCAAAAAACGCCGGCTGGGAATGGGCAATCCGAAACTGATAGTGGATGCCCGGGGCTGGTCAGTGAAACGTAACAGGAGAGCCTCATGA
- a CDS encoding TIGR03757 family integrating conjugative element protein: MKLTSLVFLPALLPASVLAGTVVFTDSQHLPANLPPDVPVVLLDGPDRLQADMFGELSADPQQAEAQVRQVMVSPAWQQKQQQLNDSYRQVVRAWELGIKKVPAVVFDDRDVVYGTTDVAVATSLRNRGGGQ; encoded by the coding sequence ATGAAACTGACCTCTCTTGTTTTCCTGCCGGCTCTGCTGCCGGCATCCGTACTGGCCGGCACGGTCGTCTTCACCGACAGTCAGCATCTGCCGGCTAATCTGCCGCCGGACGTGCCGGTGGTCCTTCTTGATGGCCCTGACCGGCTGCAGGCCGACATGTTCGGGGAGCTATCCGCAGACCCGCAGCAGGCCGAGGCACAGGTCAGGCAGGTTATGGTGTCTCCTGCCTGGCAACAAAAACAGCAGCAGCTGAATGATTCCTATCGGCAGGTGGTCCGGGCCTGGGAACTAGGCATTAAAAAAGTGCCGGCCGTGGTGTTTGATGACCGCGATGTGGTGTACGGCACTACGGATGTGGCCGTGGCCACTTCCCTGCGTAACCGGGGAGGTGGTCAGTGA
- a CDS encoding PFL_4703 family integrating conjugative element protein, which yields MSRYRHAVKDRDQHIQTLRIACAVLAFFLLFTCAGWMLAPSKLTVHNPPDLRSGSTRPWWEVPPPTVYSFAFYIFQQLNAWPKNGEVDYSAKIDALSPYLTPSCQDFLKADAKKRGDAGELTDRVRVVYELPGRGYQSQSVTVQDRDHWIARLDVVADEYFHAEPVKRALVRYPLKVVRWEGDAERNPFGLALDCYAGVPQRLEAAPPAPKPEKSGVFQ from the coding sequence ATGAGCCGTTATCGCCATGCGGTAAAAGACCGCGACCAGCATATTCAGACGCTGCGCATCGCCTGCGCCGTGCTCGCCTTTTTCCTTTTATTCACCTGTGCCGGCTGGATGCTGGCACCCAGCAAGCTGACCGTGCATAACCCGCCGGATTTACGCTCCGGCAGCACGCGGCCCTGGTGGGAAGTGCCGCCCCCGACGGTCTATTCCTTTGCGTTTTACATTTTTCAGCAGCTCAATGCCTGGCCGAAAAATGGCGAGGTGGACTATTCCGCCAAAATCGATGCGCTGTCGCCGTATCTGACGCCGTCCTGTCAGGATTTCCTGAAAGCGGACGCGAAGAAGCGCGGTGACGCCGGCGAACTCACCGACCGCGTGCGCGTGGTGTATGAACTGCCCGGCCGTGGTTACCAGTCACAGAGTGTGACCGTACAGGATCGCGATCACTGGATTGCCCGCCTGGACGTGGTGGCCGATGAATATTTCCACGCCGAGCCGGTCAAACGCGCCCTGGTGCGTTACCCGCTGAAAGTGGTGCGCTGGGAAGGGGATGCGGAGCGCAACCCGTTCGGTCTGGCGCTGGACTGTTATGCCGGTGTGCCCCAGCGTCTGGAGGCGGCACCGCCTGCACCCAAACCGGAGAAGTCAGGAGTGTTTCAGTGA
- a CDS encoding conjugative transfer ATPase, with protein sequence MFSLFTRTTSPDRQTPADGGQSVQADDTLSTGVRGRQPLTRPGKMSRQDEAKIYHASPSIIDFLPWAEFLDEEQCLLLDDGVSVGAVYDVTPVATEGRTEDRLEQIRDSVEDALQDSFDEHDVNPWVVQFFCQDEDDTDAYLDRLRGYVRPHAQRTAFTDAWLGEMERHIRSISRPEGLFTDSLITGQPWRGQQRRTRMVIYRWLGKNRDPMPPVAMLNQVCDRVVNALGGAGIRCTRQNGLQVHGWLLRLFNPSPDWVEKTTLYRQAAYADPRETPEGTVPVSNDFAETLWFTPPVSDPENGVWWIDNKPHCAVSVEKLRTPPEPGTLTGEKSRGEKKINALMDMFPEGTMVCMTVVVQPQDRLEEQFNRLSKNAVGENTESGRVRQDVKTVKEYLGNRHKLYRAGITFLLRGDDMTSLKRKRLALSTVLLGAGLQPVRPEFEEGPLNSWLRALPMCFNPDSDKKHWYTRLTWVQHLAGLLPVTGRETGTGHPGFSFFNRGGDILTFDPLNKHDRTQNAHLLLFGPTGAGKSATLCAALSQLMAVHRPRLFIAEAGNSFGLLADFFDSLGLTVNKISVRPGSGVSLPPFADAHKLVEEGLAAQAVDESDLPDIDTDDDGEDDKRDILGEMEISARMMITGGDPKEEADLKRADRAMIREALLMAAHATYKEGRQMLPSDLQQALYDIASDNDEGVINVRNAQRKAKAAEMAESLGMFTQAGSFEAELFNREGALWPEADVTLVDLGHLAREGYEAQMALTMVSMTNMINNIAERDQFLGRDIVFTVDEAHIVTVNPLLSPYMTKVVKMWRKLGAWLWLATQNLKDYPDIAEKMLNMAEWWICLTMPPEEVKDISRFRALTPEQESVLLSASKLSGCYTEGVVLAKRIEALFRAVPPSLFLALGMTEKEEKAERRALMNEFHCSELEAAKRVAQNLDRLRGLTEKQQEPATV encoded by the coding sequence ATGTTTTCACTGTTTACCCGCACCACCTCCCCTGACCGTCAGACGCCGGCTGATGGCGGTCAGTCCGTTCAGGCCGATGATACCCTCAGCACGGGCGTGAGGGGCCGCCAGCCCCTGACTCGTCCCGGGAAAATGTCCCGCCAGGATGAGGCAAAAATTTATCATGCCAGTCCCTCCATCATTGACTTTCTGCCCTGGGCGGAGTTTCTCGATGAAGAGCAGTGTCTCCTGCTCGATGACGGTGTGTCGGTGGGGGCGGTCTATGATGTCACGCCGGTGGCCACCGAAGGACGGACAGAAGACCGTCTGGAGCAGATCCGTGACTCGGTGGAGGATGCGCTTCAGGACAGCTTTGATGAACATGACGTGAATCCCTGGGTCGTGCAGTTCTTCTGCCAGGACGAGGACGACACTGACGCGTACCTCGACAGGCTGCGGGGGTATGTCCGACCGCATGCGCAGCGCACGGCGTTTACCGACGCCTGGCTGGGGGAAATGGAGCGTCATATCCGCAGTATCTCCCGGCCTGAAGGCCTGTTCACCGACTCACTGATCACCGGCCAGCCGTGGCGCGGGCAGCAGCGCCGCACCCGGATGGTGATTTATCGCTGGCTGGGAAAAAACCGGGATCCGATGCCGCCGGTGGCGATGCTCAACCAGGTGTGCGACCGGGTTGTGAATGCCCTGGGCGGGGCGGGGATCCGCTGCACCCGGCAAAACGGCCTCCAGGTGCATGGCTGGCTGCTGCGGCTGTTCAATCCGTCACCGGACTGGGTGGAGAAAACCACGCTTTATCGCCAGGCTGCTTACGCAGACCCGCGCGAGACGCCTGAAGGCACCGTGCCGGTCAGCAATGATTTTGCCGAAACCCTGTGGTTCACGCCGCCGGTCTCCGACCCGGAAAACGGCGTGTGGTGGATTGACAACAAGCCGCACTGCGCGGTGTCGGTGGAAAAACTGCGTACACCGCCGGAGCCTGGCACGCTGACTGGGGAGAAAAGCCGGGGTGAAAAGAAAATCAATGCCCTGATGGATATGTTTCCGGAAGGGACCATGGTGTGCATGACGGTGGTGGTCCAGCCCCAGGACCGGCTTGAGGAACAGTTTAACCGGCTGTCGAAAAACGCGGTCGGGGAGAATACTGAGTCGGGCCGCGTCCGCCAGGATGTGAAGACGGTCAAAGAGTACCTGGGCAACCGGCACAAGCTGTACCGGGCGGGGATCACCTTCCTGCTGCGCGGTGATGACATGACCAGCCTGAAGCGCAAGCGGCTGGCGCTGTCGACCGTGCTGCTCGGGGCCGGCCTGCAGCCGGTCCGCCCGGAGTTCGAAGAGGGGCCGCTGAACAGCTGGCTGCGGGCGCTGCCGATGTGCTTTAACCCGGACAGTGACAAAAAACACTGGTACACCCGTCTGACCTGGGTTCAGCACCTGGCCGGTCTCCTGCCGGTGACCGGGCGGGAAACCGGCACGGGGCACCCCGGCTTCAGCTTTTTCAACCGCGGCGGGGATATCCTGACCTTCGATCCGCTCAACAAGCATGACCGCACCCAGAATGCGCATCTGCTGCTGTTCGGCCCGACCGGGGCGGGCAAGTCGGCCACACTGTGTGCCGCGCTCTCCCAGCTGATGGCGGTCCACCGTCCGCGGCTGTTTATTGCGGAGGCCGGCAACTCGTTCGGCCTGCTGGCCGACTTCTTTGACAGCCTCGGGCTGACGGTGAACAAAATCAGCGTCAGACCCGGGAGTGGTGTCAGCCTGCCGCCGTTTGCAGACGCCCATAAACTGGTGGAAGAGGGCCTCGCCGCCCAGGCCGTGGATGAGAGCGACCTGCCGGATATCGACACGGACGACGATGGCGAGGATGACAAACGTGACATTCTCGGTGAAATGGAAATCTCCGCGCGCATGATGATCACCGGGGGCGACCCGAAAGAAGAGGCTGACCTGAAGCGTGCCGACAGGGCGATGATACGTGAGGCGCTGCTGATGGCGGCGCATGCCACGTATAAAGAAGGACGGCAGATGCTGCCGTCTGACCTGCAGCAGGCGCTGTATGACATTGCCTCTGATAATGATGAGGGCGTCATTAATGTCCGTAATGCCCAGCGCAAGGCGAAAGCGGCGGAGATGGCGGAATCCCTGGGCATGTTCACCCAGGCCGGCAGCTTTGAAGCGGAGCTGTTCAACCGCGAAGGGGCGCTGTGGCCGGAAGCGGACGTGACGCTGGTTGACCTGGGGCATCTGGCGCGTGAGGGCTATGAAGCGCAGATGGCCCTGACCATGGTCTCGATGACCAACATGATTAACAACATCGCGGAGCGTGACCAGTTCCTGGGCCGGGATATTGTCTTCACGGTGGATGAGGCGCATATCGTCACGGTCAACCCGCTGCTGTCGCCCTACATGACCAAGGTGGTCAAGATGTGGCGTAAGCTCGGGGCCTGGCTGTGGCTGGCCACCCAGAACCTTAAAGATTATCCGGACATTGCCGAGAAAATGCTGAACATGGCGGAATGGTGGATTTGCCTGACCATGCCCCCGGAGGAGGTGAAAGATATCAGCCGGTTCCGCGCGCTCACGCCGGAGCAGGAATCGGTGCTGCTGTCCGCCAGTAAACTGTCAGGCTGTTATACCGAGGGCGTGGTGCTGGCGAAACGGATCGAGGCGCTGTTTCGTGCCGTGCCGCCCAGTCTCTTCCTGGCACTGGGCATGACGGAAAAAGAAGAGAAAGCCGAACGCCGGGCGCTGATGAATGAATTTCACTGCAGCGAACTGGAGGCGGCAAAACGCGTCGCGCAGAATCTGGACCGTCTGCGCGGTCTGACGGAGAAACAACAGGAGCCTGCCACTGTATGA
- a CDS encoding TIGR03752 family integrating conjugative element protein, with protein sequence MQIKSNALVKVIVPAVVIAGLAVGLKSCKNEPAEQPQAKQSGGALQNLSPDELKALGVEGDTPEDTLRTLIGRLNDVRDRQKTLDKQNADLVKENERLRKRNQDVSGQVNEAVNGLREQYDKRQAQLQDEQLSLTAKIKSLTDKLKQPDAGKKAADSDIPLGLGLDGMGSSTGGAASQGSDGMMWVTPTDQKETDPRDAASGKASSQFPTSFLGDNELTRQKAAYEQKVKGHTNEKGAEESAEPVYTLPENSTLVGSRAMTALLGRVPINGTVTDPYPFKVLIGKDNLTANGIELPDVEGAIVSGTASGDWTLSCVRGQVTSVTFVFSDGTVRTLPKPEAVNSGGQNNNAQAKQDTGTGGGIGWISDENGIPCIGGERKSNASTYLPTIFGLSAAGAAGDALSQGQYTTQNNVNGISSTMTGDAGQAALGKAISGGMSETTDWIKQRYGMTFDAIYVPPGARLAVHITRELAIDYEDKGRKVRYDFTLPGGVSDSGGLD encoded by the coding sequence ATGCAGATTAAATCCAATGCCCTGGTGAAAGTCATCGTGCCGGCCGTGGTGATTGCCGGGCTGGCCGTGGGGCTCAAAAGCTGCAAAAACGAACCGGCAGAGCAGCCGCAGGCAAAACAAAGCGGCGGTGCCCTGCAAAACCTCTCGCCGGATGAGCTGAAGGCGCTGGGCGTGGAAGGCGACACCCCGGAGGACACGCTGCGCACGCTCATCGGCCGGCTGAACGATGTGCGTGACCGTCAGAAAACGCTCGATAAACAGAACGCTGATTTAGTGAAGGAGAACGAGCGCCTGCGTAAGCGCAATCAGGACGTGTCAGGGCAGGTGAATGAGGCCGTCAACGGTCTGCGTGAGCAGTACGACAAACGCCAGGCACAGCTGCAGGATGAGCAGCTCAGCCTGACGGCGAAGATCAAGAGTCTGACCGACAAGCTGAAACAGCCCGACGCCGGGAAAAAGGCGGCAGACAGCGATATCCCGCTGGGGCTGGGCCTGGATGGCATGGGCAGCAGCACCGGGGGCGCGGCATCTCAGGGCAGTGACGGCATGATGTGGGTCACGCCGACGGACCAGAAAGAGACGGATCCGCGTGATGCGGCCAGCGGCAAGGCGTCATCTCAGTTCCCGACTTCGTTTCTGGGGGACAATGAGCTGACCCGCCAGAAAGCGGCCTATGAGCAGAAAGTGAAGGGGCACACCAATGAGAAAGGGGCGGAAGAGAGTGCCGAGCCGGTGTACACCCTGCCGGAAAACTCCACGCTGGTCGGCAGCCGCGCCATGACGGCACTGCTTGGCCGCGTGCCCATCAACGGCACCGTGACCGATCCCTACCCGTTCAAAGTACTCATCGGTAAGGATAACCTGACAGCAAACGGCATCGAGCTGCCGGACGTTGAAGGGGCCATCGTTTCCGGGACGGCCAGCGGTGACTGGACGCTGTCCTGCGTGCGCGGCCAGGTGACCAGCGTCACGTTTGTCTTTTCCGACGGTACGGTGCGCACCCTCCCGAAACCGGAGGCCGTTAACAGCGGCGGGCAGAATAATAACGCTCAGGCCAAACAGGATACCGGCACCGGTGGGGGTATCGGCTGGATTTCGGATGAAAACGGCATTCCGTGCATCGGGGGCGAACGTAAGTCCAACGCCTCCACCTATCTGCCGACCATCTTTGGCCTGTCAGCGGCCGGTGCGGCAGGGGATGCCCTGAGTCAGGGGCAGTACACCACGCAGAACAACGTCAACGGGATTTCCTCCACCATGACCGGCGACGCCGGACAGGCGGCGCTGGGCAAGGCCATTTCCGGCGGCATGTCGGAAACCACGGACTGGATCAAACAGCGGTACGGGATGACGTTTGATGCCATTTACGTGCCGCCGGGGGCCCGCCTCGCGGTGCATATCACCCGTGAGCTGGCCATTGATTATGAAGACAAGGGCCGTAAGGTGCGCTACGACTTCACCCTGCCGGGTGGCGTCAGCGACAGCGGCGGACTGGACTGA
- a CDS encoding TIGR03756 family integrating conjugative element protein: MTKPSRLRTTLCSLGVATVLGTATAPAAVAALNTAQIIASAVSQNCISWRVSGICYWLFCTPFGCKVRTSVKVTHFIPQTVVSTYVAPGGNPWQEMAFVSQTAGGLENAVTSGLSGVSAGGANPADMKNPGQRKSAVRFKYAEAIGHPATSLIGGSIPGYSCNTAATPLMPYFLSTLDSAAWRTGVPESLYPEALVPGQREIGSQAAANMWGNVYPRSGFVSQTDDDKASAVVAQRVADIITRAGQPHVYQVLKGNRHDGYWPPGEVKENTGTRNHKWQRLAPHMTQSCAVFPDGSHTAASDNNEAFALWQPYSCCKKRGQTFLGSTDI, from the coding sequence ATGACAAAACCTTCCCGCCTCAGAACCACGCTTTGCTCGCTCGGTGTTGCGACTGTGCTGGGTACGGCAACCGCGCCGGCCGCTGTAGCGGCGCTCAATACTGCGCAGATTATTGCCAGTGCCGTGTCGCAAAACTGTATCAGCTGGCGTGTGAGTGGCATCTGTTACTGGCTGTTCTGTACCCCTTTTGGTTGTAAGGTGCGCACGTCGGTCAAGGTCACCCACTTCATCCCCCAGACAGTCGTTTCGACCTATGTTGCGCCGGGCGGTAATCCGTGGCAGGAAATGGCGTTTGTCAGCCAGACTGCCGGCGGGCTGGAGAATGCGGTAACCAGTGGGCTATCCGGTGTTTCTGCCGGCGGAGCCAATCCGGCCGACATGAAAAATCCCGGCCAACGTAAATCTGCCGTGCGTTTCAAGTATGCCGAGGCGATTGGCCACCCGGCCACCTCCCTCATTGGCGGCAGTATTCCGGGCTATTCCTGTAATACTGCCGCCACCCCGTTAATGCCTTACTTCCTGAGTACGCTGGATTCGGCGGCCTGGCGCACGGGCGTACCGGAGTCCCTCTATCCGGAAGCGCTTGTGCCCGGCCAGCGGGAAATTGGCAGTCAGGCCGCAGCAAACATGTGGGGCAACGTCTATCCCCGTTCAGGGTTTGTCAGCCAGACCGATGATGATAAAGCCTCTGCCGTAGTGGCACAGCGTGTCGCAGACATTATCACCCGCGCCGGGCAGCCGCATGTGTATCAGGTGCTTAAAGGCAACCGCCATGACGGGTACTGGCCACCGGGCGAGGTCAAGGAAAACACCGGCACGCGTAATCACAAATGGCAGCGGCTGGCCCCCCACATGACACAGTCATGTGCCGTCTTCCCGGACGGGAGCCACACCGCCGCGAGCGATAACAACGAAGCCTTTGCGCTCTGGCAGCCCTACAGCTGCTGCAAAAAGCGCGGGCAGACATTTCTGGGCAGCACTGATATCTGA
- a CDS encoding RAQPRD family integrative conjugative element protein, with protein MNSNRPAMRHNRRVPGITGLVLLTFLASAAAQASEKDELASVQRQLDQVQASLERARVAAAQADPADRGRFFFDYRQATSDLNTIRSGIDRYLEPSRAQPRDPSFVAGNYRRERP; from the coding sequence ATGAACTCAAATCGTCCGGCCATGCGGCACAACCGTCGTGTCCCGGGCATCACCGGCCTGGTGCTGCTGACCTTTCTGGCGTCAGCTGCTGCACAGGCATCCGAGAAAGACGAGCTTGCGTCTGTTCAGCGTCAGCTGGACCAGGTTCAGGCGTCGCTTGAACGGGCCCGCGTGGCGGCTGCACAGGCCGACCCGGCTGACCGTGGCCGCTTTTTCTTTGATTACCGTCAGGCCACATCCGATCTCAACACCATCCGCAGCGGCATTGACCGCTATCTGGAACCCTCCCGCGCGCAACCGCGTGACCCGTCTTTTGTGGCCGGTAATTACCGGCGGGAGCGGCCCTGA